Proteins encoded within one genomic window of Panicum virgatum strain AP13 chromosome 1N, P.virgatum_v5, whole genome shotgun sequence:
- the LOC120657548 gene encoding clathrin interactor EPSIN 2-like isoform X2, with protein sequence MKKVFNQTVRDIKREVNKNVLKVPRIEQKILDATSNEPWGPHGSLLADIAQATHNYHEYQMIMNIVWKRINDTGKNWRHVYKGLIVLDYLVAHGTERVIDDIREHAYQISTLADFQYIDSSGRDQGSNVRRKSQSLVSLVNDKERIQEVRQKALATRDKYRSAFATSGPHRSPGGYGGGYDNDRFEGSYGSRYDNRNGNGRDREYGYRDDDRYGGPGDTPNREGDRYSRDSNERYGRDYREDEYKGSHSNHEYAEGTGRRSYGRERDSYGDDEAYSSRGRGSNADGPTQDERPIERKLSNQQIASPPPNYEDVTRDGQDNLHADRNGGSIPAAVPKVSSPVPATSVPAEQVNGVHDNTVEDVPAAPTAHTEPNGFDEFDPRGSVPDSSPPVNPAPVVNSLEIDLFGSDPISSLALVSVPQPTTTSNVEPPANSGFETNNFMGMPPTSSGFGEIDASNPFGDPTPFKAVHDESPAVPQTNAAPAGSFQSTGPGADANPFQPTSAASFGFGDTLGDLTFASNTAPEQQDIFANTTSFPSEVSAANSSAVLQQPVSTNFPSQAPQPAVAGPLPVTHAAPTAFAPPQAPQAAHAFSYSQAPHPAAANQSQIPQAVATSFAPSQVPQPVAPNLPSGQSNYFMQPASGAGFDSQSGVPTQSGAPPYIPTQTSQFTPPANQQPSQPSFSQTGTSAPQPALISRGASQPLGMPNSVPPAASFPLQSSSSAPPETLISALQVSQTEPVKKFEPKSKLWSDTLSRGIVNLDISGPKANPHADIGVDFDSILRKEKRQEKKINQAPVVSTVTMGKAMGAGSGIGRAGAGAMAPPNPMGAGRPMGMVTGAGYGGGMGMNRPMGMGMGMGMNQQQMGMGMGMNQQPMGMGMNQQPMGGMNMGMNQGMPMRPPMGMGPGGMPGAGYNQMGAAYGGQQPYGGYR encoded by the exons ATGAAGAAGGTGTTCAATCAAACGGTCCGGGACAT AAAAAGAGAGGTGAACAAGAATGTCCTCAAGGTTCCCAGAATAGAACAAAAG ATTCTTGACGCCACAAGCAACGAGCCATGGGGCCCACATGGATCTCTCCTGGCAGACATTGCTCAAGCAACGCATAACTA TCATGAGTATCAGATGATCATGAATATTGTGTGGAAGAGGATCAATGACACTGGTAAAAATTGGCGGCATGTCTACAAG GGATTGATTGTCTTGGATTACCTGGTTGCGCATGGTACCGAGCGGGTTATTGATGACATAAGAGAGCATGCTTATCAGATATCG ACACTTGCTGACTTCCAGTACATTGATTCTTCTGGGAGAGATCAAGGCAGCAATGTGCGGAGGAAATCCCAGAGCCTTGTTAGTTTAGTTAATGATAAAGAAAGAATCCAGGAAGTTAGGCAGAAAGCCCTTGCGACCAGGGACAA GTACCGGAGTGCATTTGCCACCAGTGGACCACACAGGAGCCCAGGTGGATACGGTGGTGGTTATGACAATGATCGTTTTGAGGGCAGCTATGGCAGTAGATACGATAACAGAAATGGAAATGGAAGGGATAGAGAATATGGATACAGGGATGATGACAGATATGGTGGTCCTGGAGATACACCCAATCGGGAAGGAGATCGTTATTCCAGAGATTCTAATGAACGCTATGGTAGAGATTATAGAGAAGATGAGTACAAAGGAAGTCACAGCAACCATGAATATGCTGAAGGAACAGGCCGCAGGAGCTATGGTCGGGAAAGGGATTCATATGGGGATGATGAAGCTTATTCATCCCG TGGCCGTGGCAGCAACGCCGATGGGCCTACCCAGGATGAGAG GCCTATAGAGCGAAAGCTTTCTAACCAGCAGATCGCTTCACCACCACCAAACTACGAAGATGTTACAAGAGATGGCCAGGATAATCTTCATGCTGACAG AAATGGAGGAAGTATTCCTGCTGCTGTACCAAAGGTGTCCTCTCCTGTTCCTGCAACAAGTGTTCCCGCAGAACAGGTGAATGGGGTTCACGATAATACTGTCGAAGATGTACCTGCAGCACCAACTGCTCACACTGAGCCTAATGGATTTGATGAGTTTGATCCACGTGGATCTGTACCAG ATTCTTCCCCTCCTGTGAACCCTGCGCCAGTGGTGAACAGCTTGGAGATAGATTTATTTGGATCAGATCCTATTAGTTCACTGGCTTTGGTATCTGTGCCTCAACCAACAACCACATCAAATGTTGAGCCACCAGCAAATTCAGGTTTTGAGACAAATAATTTCATGGGCATGCCACCAACTTCTTCCGGATTTGGCGAG ATTGATGCATCAAATCCTTTTGGGGATCCTACTCCTTTCAAGGCGGTTCATGACGAAAGTCCTGCAGTTCCACAGACAAATGCTGCGCCTGCTGGTTCTTTCCAGTCCACTGGACCTGGTGCAGATGCAAATCCTTTCCAGCCTACTTCTGCCGCAAGCTTTGGTTTTGGAGATACCCTTGGTGATCTCACTTTTGCATCGAACACTGCACCTGAGCAACAAGACATTTTTGCAAACACAACCTCCTTTCCTTCAGAGGTATCAGCTGCAAATTCATCTGCGGTTCTCCAACAACCAGTTTCTACTAATTTCCCCTCTCAGGCACCTCAGCCTGCAGTTGCTGGCCCATTGCCTGTTACTCATGCTGCCCCCACAGCATTTGCTCCTCCTCAAGCGCCTCAGGCTGCTCACGCATTTTCTTACTCACAAGCACCTCATCCTGCTGCTGCCAACCAGTCTCAAATTCCCCAGGCTGTGGCCACATCATTTGCTCCTTCTCAGGTGCCTCAACCTGTAGCACCCAATCTGCCATCAGGGCAGTCAAACTACTTTATGCAACCAGCATCAGGGGCTGGTTTTGATAGCCAGTCTGGCGTTCCTACACAGAGTGGAGCTCCACCCTACATTCCTACACAGACTTCTCAGTTCACTCCTCCGGCAAACCAACAACCATCTCAGCCAAGCTTCTCACAAACTGGAACATCAGCTCCTCAGCCAGCTTTGATTTCTCGGGGAGCATCCCAGCCTCTTGGCATGCCAAATTCAGTGCCTCCTGCTGCCAGCTTCCCATTGCAGTCAAGTTCATCAGCTCCACCAGAAACACTCATTTCAGCTTTGCAAGTTAGTCAGACTGAGCCAGTGAAGAAATTCGAGCCCAAGTCTAAACTTTGGTCTGATACTCTGAGCCGTGGTATAGTCAATCTGGACATTTCTGGAC CAAAGGCGAACCCTCATGCTGATATTGGAGTTGACTTTGATTCAATCCTTCGCAAGGAGAAAAggcaagaaaagaaaataaaccaAGCGCCTGTGGTGTCAACTGTCACCATGGGCAAAGCCATGGGAGCTGGTTCCGGCATTGGTCGGGCTGGTGCGGGTGCAATGGCACCTCCCAACCCAATGGGTGCAGGCAGGCCCATGGGCATGGTAACTGGTGCTGGTTATGGTGGTGGAATGGGGATGAATCGGCCAATGGGGATGGGGATGGGAATGGGAATGAACCAACAGCAGATGGGAATGGGGATGGGGATGAACCAACAACCGATGGGAATGGGGATGAACCAACAACCAATGGGAGGAATGAACATGGGGATGAACCAGGGGATGCCGATGCGGCCTCCTATGGGAATGGGTCCTGGTGGAATGCCCGGTGCTGGCTACAATCAAATGGGTGCTGCATACGGTGGTCAGCAGCCATATGGAGGATACAGGTGA
- the LOC120654263 gene encoding uncharacterized protein LOC120654263: MGVTRAHIVKSDSLEGMIGDYVGGKGSSKSSRGGGARNSSRLVAALTCLQFAFAMYATFLLYYMSPAVDMRVKPDLAWASRLAQHWKQLIATQPGGDAPPLSPQEVCEHESIDFEQKKSTDEVMIRLKRELYGEVLAFQQRGLGAETLPELLRMRSRWSASGPNVPRVTVILNHFKRRTLCAQLDQLQRQTLPFHRAWVLSFGSPNEASLRRIVESYNDSRISFVASGYDFKYYGRFQMALQSESDFVYVLDDDMIPGARMLEILCHVGGTDKYGNAVLGSIGRILPFRQKDFTFPSYRKFRSKEAGLYLPDPAYDITVDRIVQVDFLSSSWFLPADLMKTLFIETPFTFMTGEDLHLSYQLQKYMGAGSFVLPVDPGDKETWGDSEHRLAYVSETTVIFKDIVQVRDEQWWRALTSGYVTQWAAMHPQKVDALLYAHSLGEVRALAPLLERFRTTPGRKAYLVVSGGGHCPCEEAAAVLKWPKVVCKDRRFKVFDLGIGALSGPSRSEVPVLQAVYAGMRGIVRMHNPSVVVALDDVDGKVKEALRMAAAAAVNRTALVLLPRSSVSKALWMATLKPASLPNWNRMRISVNIITQNRAKSLLRLLSSLRIAYYLGDEVPISFNMDSRVDASTLKVVSSFDWPHGPKTLRRRIIQGGLIRAVSESWYPSSDHDYGLLLEDDIEVSPYYYLWVKYALLAYRYDPAVALPELSSISLYTPRLVEVVKQRPRWNATDFFGKVHPNTPYLHQLPCSWGAVFFPKHWREFYAYMAARFTEDAKQNPVQIPRSRTNGWQASWKKFLIDMMYLRGYVSLYPNFPNQTSFSTNHMEPGAHISAKGNVLRHDKTDFEVPLVADDFAPLLPQGKMPPASKLPVINLFNQAVSLKGLKAAGAKLGQDVLSCAAKELVAVDHITGLPTNCTSF, translated from the exons ATGGGCGTCACCCGCGCGCACATCGTCAAGAGTGACTCCCTGGAAGGCATGATCGGGGACTACGTCGGCGGCAAGGGCAGCAGCAAGTCCTCCCGCGGAGGCGGGGCGAGGAACTCGTCCcggctggtggcggcgctgacGTGCCTCCAGTTCGCGTTCGCCATGTACGCCACCTTCCTCCTCTACTACATGAGCCCCGCCGTGGACATGCGCGTCAAGCCGGACCTGGCGTGGGCGTCCCGCCTCGCGCAGCACTGGAAGCAGCTGATCGCCACGCAGCCCGGCGGGGACGCGCCGCCGCTGTCCCCGCAGGAGGTGTGCGAGCACGAGAGCATCGACTTCGAGCAGAAGAAGTCGACGGACGAGGTCATGATCCGCCTCAAGCGCGAGCTCTACGGCGAGGTGCTCGCGTTCCAGCAGCGGGGCCTGGGCGCCGAGACGCTGCCGGAGCTGCTCCGGATGCGGTCGCGGTGGAGCGCGTCGGGCCCCAACGTGCCGCGCGTCACCGTCATCCTCAACCACTTCAAGCGGCGCACGCTGTGCGCGCAGCTGGACCAGCTGCAGCGGCAGACGCTGCCGTTCCACCGCGCCTGGGTGCTCTCCTTCGGCAGCCCCAACGAGGCGTCGCTCCGGCGCATCGTCGAGAGCTACAACGACTCGCGCATCAGCTTCGTCGCCTCCGGCTACGACTTCAAGTACTACGGCCGGTTCCAGATGGCGCTGCAGTCCGAGTCGGACTTCGTCTACGTCCTCGACGACGACATGATCCCGGGCGCGCGGATGCTGGAGATCCTCTGCCACGTCGGCGGCACGGACAAGTACGGCAACGCCGTGCTCGGCAGCATCGGCCGCATCCTGCCGTTCCGGCAGAAGGACTTCACCTTCCCGAGCTACCGCAAGTTCCGGTCCAAGGAGGCGGGGCTCTACCTCCCGGACCCTGCCTACGACATCACCGTTGACCGCATCGTGCAGGTGGACTTCCTGTCCAGCTCGTGGTTCCTCCCCGCCGACCTCATGAAGACGCTCTTCATCGAGACTCCCTTCACCTTCATGACCGGCGAGGACCTGCACCTCAGCTACCAGCTGCAGAAGTACATGGGCGCCGGCTCCTTCGTGCTCCCCGTGGACCCCGGCGACAAGGAGACGTGGGGGGACAGCGAACACCGCCTGGCCTACGTCTCCGAGACGACCGTCATCTTCAAGGACATCGTGCAGGTGCGCGACGAGCAGTGGTGGCGCGCGCTCACCTCCGGCTACGTCACGCAGTGGGCGGCCATGCACCCGCAGAAGGTGGACGCGCTCCTGTACGCGCACTCGCTCGGCGAGGTCCGGGCGCTGGCGCCGCTGCTGGAGCGGTTCCGGACCACGCCCGGGCGCAAGGCGTACCTCGTCGTGTCCGGCGGCGGGCACTGCCCCTgcgaggaggccgcggcggtgctCAAGTGGCCCAAGGTGGTGTGCAAGGACCGGCGGTTCAAGGTGTTCGACCTCGGCATCGGCGCGCTGTCGGGGCCATCGCGCTCCGAGGTGCCCGTCCTGCAGGCCGTGTACGCCGGCATGCGCGGCATCGTCCGGATGCACAACCCCAGCGTGGTGGTCGCCCTGGACGACGTCGACGGCAAGGTGAAGGAGGCGCTccgcatggccgccgccgccgccgtgaaccGCACCGCGCTCGTCCTCCTGCCGAGGAGCTCCGTGTCCAAGGCGCTCTGGATGGCCACGCTCAAGCCGGCCTCACTGCCAA ACTGGAACCGGATGCGCATCTCGGTGAACATCATCACGCAGAACCGCGCCAAgtcgctgctgcggctgctgagCTCGCTGCGGATCGCCTACTACCTGGGCGACGAGGTGCCCATCAGCTTCAACATGGACAGCCGCGTGGACGCGTCGACGCTCAAGGTGGTGAGCTCCTTCGACTGGCCGCACGGGCCCAAGACGCTGCGGCGGCGCATCATCCAGGGCGGCCTGATCCGGGCCGTGAGCGAGAGCTGGTACCCGTCCTCCGACCACGACTACGGCCTCCTCCTGGAGGACGACATCGAGGTGTCCCCCTACTACTACCTGTGGGTCAAGTACGCGCTGCTGGCCTACCGCTACGACCCCGCCGTCGCCCTGCCGGAGCTCTCCTCCATCTCGCTCTACACGCCGCGCCTGGTGGAGGTGGTCAAGCAGCGCCCCAGGTGGAACGCCACCGACTTCTTCGGCAAGGTCCACCCCAACACGCCCTACCTGCACCAGCTCCCCTGCAGCTGGGGCGCCGTCTTCTTCCCCAAGCACTGGCGCGAGTTCTACGCCTACATGGCGGCGCGCTTCACGGAGGACGCCAAGCAGAACCCCGTGCAGATCCCGCGCTCGCGCACCAACGGCTGGCAGGCGTCCTGGAAGAAGTTCCTCATCGACATGATGTACCTGCGCGGGTACGTCAGCCTCTACCCCAACTTCCCCAACCAgacgagcttctccaccaacCACATGGAGCCCGGCGCACACATCAGCGCCAAGGgcaacgtgctcaggcacgacAAGACGGACTTCGAGGTCCCGCTCGTCGCCGACGACttcgcgccgctgctgccccaGGGGAAGATGCCGCCGGCGTCCAAGCTGCCCGTCATCAACCTCTTCAACCAGGCCGTCTCGCTCAAGGGGCtcaaggccgccggcgccaaGCTCGGCCAGGACGTCCTCAGCTGCGCCGCCAAGGAGCTCGTCGCCGTCGACCACATCACCGGCTTGCCCACAAACTGCACCTCCTTCTGA
- the LOC120657547 gene encoding GATA transcription factor 8-like has translation MASAGFVEEMMREQSLLEATCGDLFDHIDDLLDFPKEESSADVLLLDAPAPGSPLSARIIDVGGNAPPAPALEPLPPPAAQEDDAAAGAPVFDAKDVGGHIGSCEDLDMDMAQLEWLSGLFDDASIPHEPAFPGATCAAPIKSSALAANAGVALLPPDKMEDALFRSSSPISVLEHNSFNANNNVGSASSSSSSASSSSESFSGSGGHAWSAPVSPRPEPPVLVIPARARSKRSRPSAFTPTAEAPTILVPTPMYSSTSSHSDPESIAESNPHQAPPKKKKKAKKPAPPAPTASDADGDNDGDADYEEGGERSLPQGAVRRCTHCQIEKTPQWRAGPLGPKTLCNACGVRYKSGRLFPEYRPAASPTFVPSIHSNSHKKVVEMRQKAVRSGDPSCDLLQFIRRRD, from the exons ATGGCGAGCGCCGGATTcgtggaggagatgatgaggGAGCAGAGCCTCCTGGAGGCGACCTGCGGCGACCTGTTCGACCACATCGACGACCTGCTCGACTTCCCCAAGGAGGAGTCCTCCGCCGACGTGCTCCTCCTggacgcgccggcgccgggaagCCCGCTCTCCGCGCGCATCATCGACGTCGGCGGCaatgcgccgcccgcgcccgcgctggAGCCGCTGCCCCCGCCCGCGGCGCAGGaggacgacgccgccgcgggggcgccGGTGTTCGACGCCAAGGACGTTGGCGGCCACATTGGCTCG TGCGAGGACCTGGACATGGACATGGCGCAGCTGGAGTGGCTGTCGGGGCTCTTCGACGACGCCTCCATCCCGCACGAGCCGGCGTTCCCGGGGGCCACCTGCGCCGCCCCGATCAAGAGCTCCGCGCTGGCGGCCAACGCCGGCgtcgcgctgctgccgccggacAAGATGGAGGACGCGCTCTTCCGCAGCTCCAGCCCCATCTCGGTGCTCGAGCACAACAGCTTCAACGCCAACAACAACGTGGGCTCcgcgtcctcctcgtcctcctcggcgtcctCCTCGTCAGAGTCCTTCTCCGGGAGCGGCGGGCACGCGTGGTCGGCGCCCGTGTCGCCGCGCCCGGAGCCGCCGGTGCTCGTCAtaccggcgcgcgcgcggagcaAGCGCTCCCGCCCGTCCGCCTTCACCCCCACCGCGGAGGCGCCCACCATCCTCGTGCCGACGCCCATGTACTCGTCCACCTCCTCGCACTCGGACCCCGAGAGCATCGCCGAGTCCAACCCACACCAGGCGCcgcccaagaagaagaagaaggccaagAAGCCGGCGCCCCCAGCGCCGACCGCCTCCGACGCGGACGGTGACAACGACGGCGACGCCGACTACGAGGAAGGCGGCGAGCGCTCGCTGCCTCAGGGCGCCGTTAGGAGGTGCACGCATTGCCAGATCGAGAAGACACCGCAGTGGCGCGCGGGTCCCCTGGGCCCCAAGACGCTCTGCAACGCCTGCGGCGTGCGCTACAAGTCCGGGCGCCTCTTCCCGGAGTACCGCCCCGCGGCGAGCCCCACCTTCGTGCCGTCCATCCACTCCAACTCCCACAAGAAGGTGGTGGAGATGCGCCAGAAGGCCGTCCGGAGCGGCGATCCGTCCTGCGACCTCCTGCAGTTCATCCGCCGCCGGGATTAA
- the LOC120657548 gene encoding clathrin interactor EPSIN 2-like isoform X1: protein MKKVFNQTVRDIKREVNKNVLKVPRIEQKILDATSNEPWGPHGSLLADIAQATHNYHEYQMIMNIVWKRINDTGKNWRHVYKGLIVLDYLVAHGTERVIDDIREHAYQISTLADFQYIDSSGRDQGSNVRRKSQSLVSLVNDKERIQEVRQKALATRDKYRSAFATSGPHRSPGGYGGGYDNDRFEGSYGSRYDNRNGNGRDREYGYRDDDRYGGPGDTPNREGDRYSRDSNERYGRDYREDEYKGSHSNHEYAEGTGRRSYGRERDSYGDDEAYSSRGRGSNADGPTQDERPIERKLSNQQIASPPPNYEDVTRDGQDNLHADRNGGSIPAAVPKVSSPVPATSVPAEQVNGVHDNTVEDVPAAPTAHTEPNGFDEFDPRGSVPDSSPPVNPAPVVNSLEIDLFGSDPISSLALVSVPQPTTTSNVEPPANSGFETNNFMGMPPTSSGFGEQIDASNPFGDPTPFKAVHDESPAVPQTNAAPAGSFQSTGPGADANPFQPTSAASFGFGDTLGDLTFASNTAPEQQDIFANTTSFPSEVSAANSSAVLQQPVSTNFPSQAPQPAVAGPLPVTHAAPTAFAPPQAPQAAHAFSYSQAPHPAAANQSQIPQAVATSFAPSQVPQPVAPNLPSGQSNYFMQPASGAGFDSQSGVPTQSGAPPYIPTQTSQFTPPANQQPSQPSFSQTGTSAPQPALISRGASQPLGMPNSVPPAASFPLQSSSSAPPETLISALQVSQTEPVKKFEPKSKLWSDTLSRGIVNLDISGPKANPHADIGVDFDSILRKEKRQEKKINQAPVVSTVTMGKAMGAGSGIGRAGAGAMAPPNPMGAGRPMGMVTGAGYGGGMGMNRPMGMGMGMGMNQQQMGMGMGMNQQPMGMGMNQQPMGGMNMGMNQGMPMRPPMGMGPGGMPGAGYNQMGAAYGGQQPYGGYR, encoded by the exons ATGAAGAAGGTGTTCAATCAAACGGTCCGGGACAT AAAAAGAGAGGTGAACAAGAATGTCCTCAAGGTTCCCAGAATAGAACAAAAG ATTCTTGACGCCACAAGCAACGAGCCATGGGGCCCACATGGATCTCTCCTGGCAGACATTGCTCAAGCAACGCATAACTA TCATGAGTATCAGATGATCATGAATATTGTGTGGAAGAGGATCAATGACACTGGTAAAAATTGGCGGCATGTCTACAAG GGATTGATTGTCTTGGATTACCTGGTTGCGCATGGTACCGAGCGGGTTATTGATGACATAAGAGAGCATGCTTATCAGATATCG ACACTTGCTGACTTCCAGTACATTGATTCTTCTGGGAGAGATCAAGGCAGCAATGTGCGGAGGAAATCCCAGAGCCTTGTTAGTTTAGTTAATGATAAAGAAAGAATCCAGGAAGTTAGGCAGAAAGCCCTTGCGACCAGGGACAA GTACCGGAGTGCATTTGCCACCAGTGGACCACACAGGAGCCCAGGTGGATACGGTGGTGGTTATGACAATGATCGTTTTGAGGGCAGCTATGGCAGTAGATACGATAACAGAAATGGAAATGGAAGGGATAGAGAATATGGATACAGGGATGATGACAGATATGGTGGTCCTGGAGATACACCCAATCGGGAAGGAGATCGTTATTCCAGAGATTCTAATGAACGCTATGGTAGAGATTATAGAGAAGATGAGTACAAAGGAAGTCACAGCAACCATGAATATGCTGAAGGAACAGGCCGCAGGAGCTATGGTCGGGAAAGGGATTCATATGGGGATGATGAAGCTTATTCATCCCG TGGCCGTGGCAGCAACGCCGATGGGCCTACCCAGGATGAGAG GCCTATAGAGCGAAAGCTTTCTAACCAGCAGATCGCTTCACCACCACCAAACTACGAAGATGTTACAAGAGATGGCCAGGATAATCTTCATGCTGACAG AAATGGAGGAAGTATTCCTGCTGCTGTACCAAAGGTGTCCTCTCCTGTTCCTGCAACAAGTGTTCCCGCAGAACAGGTGAATGGGGTTCACGATAATACTGTCGAAGATGTACCTGCAGCACCAACTGCTCACACTGAGCCTAATGGATTTGATGAGTTTGATCCACGTGGATCTGTACCAG ATTCTTCCCCTCCTGTGAACCCTGCGCCAGTGGTGAACAGCTTGGAGATAGATTTATTTGGATCAGATCCTATTAGTTCACTGGCTTTGGTATCTGTGCCTCAACCAACAACCACATCAAATGTTGAGCCACCAGCAAATTCAGGTTTTGAGACAAATAATTTCATGGGCATGCCACCAACTTCTTCCGGATTTGGCGAG CAGATTGATGCATCAAATCCTTTTGGGGATCCTACTCCTTTCAAGGCGGTTCATGACGAAAGTCCTGCAGTTCCACAGACAAATGCTGCGCCTGCTGGTTCTTTCCAGTCCACTGGACCTGGTGCAGATGCAAATCCTTTCCAGCCTACTTCTGCCGCAAGCTTTGGTTTTGGAGATACCCTTGGTGATCTCACTTTTGCATCGAACACTGCACCTGAGCAACAAGACATTTTTGCAAACACAACCTCCTTTCCTTCAGAGGTATCAGCTGCAAATTCATCTGCGGTTCTCCAACAACCAGTTTCTACTAATTTCCCCTCTCAGGCACCTCAGCCTGCAGTTGCTGGCCCATTGCCTGTTACTCATGCTGCCCCCACAGCATTTGCTCCTCCTCAAGCGCCTCAGGCTGCTCACGCATTTTCTTACTCACAAGCACCTCATCCTGCTGCTGCCAACCAGTCTCAAATTCCCCAGGCTGTGGCCACATCATTTGCTCCTTCTCAGGTGCCTCAACCTGTAGCACCCAATCTGCCATCAGGGCAGTCAAACTACTTTATGCAACCAGCATCAGGGGCTGGTTTTGATAGCCAGTCTGGCGTTCCTACACAGAGTGGAGCTCCACCCTACATTCCTACACAGACTTCTCAGTTCACTCCTCCGGCAAACCAACAACCATCTCAGCCAAGCTTCTCACAAACTGGAACATCAGCTCCTCAGCCAGCTTTGATTTCTCGGGGAGCATCCCAGCCTCTTGGCATGCCAAATTCAGTGCCTCCTGCTGCCAGCTTCCCATTGCAGTCAAGTTCATCAGCTCCACCAGAAACACTCATTTCAGCTTTGCAAGTTAGTCAGACTGAGCCAGTGAAGAAATTCGAGCCCAAGTCTAAACTTTGGTCTGATACTCTGAGCCGTGGTATAGTCAATCTGGACATTTCTGGAC CAAAGGCGAACCCTCATGCTGATATTGGAGTTGACTTTGATTCAATCCTTCGCAAGGAGAAAAggcaagaaaagaaaataaaccaAGCGCCTGTGGTGTCAACTGTCACCATGGGCAAAGCCATGGGAGCTGGTTCCGGCATTGGTCGGGCTGGTGCGGGTGCAATGGCACCTCCCAACCCAATGGGTGCAGGCAGGCCCATGGGCATGGTAACTGGTGCTGGTTATGGTGGTGGAATGGGGATGAATCGGCCAATGGGGATGGGGATGGGAATGGGAATGAACCAACAGCAGATGGGAATGGGGATGGGGATGAACCAACAACCGATGGGAATGGGGATGAACCAACAACCAATGGGAGGAATGAACATGGGGATGAACCAGGGGATGCCGATGCGGCCTCCTATGGGAATGGGTCCTGGTGGAATGCCCGGTGCTGGCTACAATCAAATGGGTGCTGCATACGGTGGTCAGCAGCCATATGGAGGATACAGGTGA